In the Hypanus sabinus isolate sHypSab1 unplaced genomic scaffold, sHypSab1.hap1 scaffold_95, whole genome shotgun sequence genome, one interval contains:
- the LOC132390550 gene encoding sialic acid-binding Ig-like lectin 8, with protein sequence MQQNVSTVGGACAEIDCSFRVPDFPSFPSRLRAQWVTTSSRNTRLEAVFDYNFSSRTSDRRSSNDRADFRGKPEKGDCSLRINDARKSDEGSYIFTVDIYTTFAIATHRTGSSQSFLTVWEKPRISVGEGLIAGQRARLICSIPDSCSGDRLELKWIVSDNVVPAQDRKAEGEVVSEGPGARMQRSALTFTPSPAHHRESLGCAVLAKGVQKAKETITMDVQQLPEKPTVNRSVVAMEGSSLSLNCRSWETNPVTLRWVRNGEDIGASSTGELAVLLRDVTSVDEGEYWCSAGNDVGVSNSSTSVSVQCE encoded by the exons ATGCAGCAAAACGTTTCGACGGTAGGGGGAGCTTGTGCCGAGATCGATTGTTCCTTTCGCGTTCCCGACTTTCCCAGCTTTCCCAGCAGACTGCGGGCACAGTGGGTGACGACCAGCTCTAGAAATACCCGGCTTGAAGCCGTCTTTGACTATAATTTCAGTAGTCGCACGTCTGACCGTCGCAGCTCGAACGACCGAGCGGATTTCAGGGGCAAACCTGAAAAAGGAGACTGTTCTCTACGAATAAATGATGCCAGGAAGAGTGACGAGGGTTCATATATATTCACAGTAGATATCTACACCACCTTCGCCATTGCGACCCATCGCACCGGAAGCTCACAATCCTTTCTCACAGTTTGGG AAAAACCCCGGATCTCGGTTGGTGAGGGTCTGATCGCCGGACAAAGGGCGCGTTTGATCTGCTCCATTCCTGACAGCTGTTCCGGAGACAGACTGGAATTAAAGTGGATTGTTTCAGATAACGTGGTTCCGGCGCAGGACAGGAAAGCGGAAGGGGAGGTTGTCAGTGAAGGTCCTGGCGCTCGGATGCAAAGGTCGGCGCTCACATTCACTCCCTCACCCGCTCATCACCGGGAATCCCTGGGATGCGCTGTTTTAGCGAAGGGCGTCCAAAAAGCCAAGGAAACTATCACCATGGACGTTCAAC aACTTCCTGAGAAACCGACCGTCAATCGGTCAGTGGTCGCGATGGAGGGCAGCTCCCTCTCACTGAACTGCAGAAGCTGGGAGACAAATCCCGTCACCTTACGTTGGGTGAGGAATGGAGAGGACATCGGCGCATCTTCCACCGGAGAACTGGCAGTGCTTCTCCGTGACGTTACATCAGTAGATGAGGGGGAATACTGGTGTTCGGCTGGAAACGACGTGGGCGTCTCCAACAGCTCCACCAGCGTCTCCGTTCAGTGTGAGTGA